A segment of the Bos taurus isolate L1 Dominette 01449 registration number 42190680 breed Hereford chromosome 8, ARS-UCD2.0, whole genome shotgun sequence genome:
gtgagatgggggggtggtgggaggaagaCTCAAGAGGGACAGGTTGTATGTGTTCATATAGCGGactcattttgctatacagcagaaattaatacaacattgtaaagcaattatactctaataaaaaaaaatttaatatgaaaaaaaaccaCTGAGGTCCTCAGGCACCATCCCTAGAGAGCCAGGATTGGTGGGTCTGGGGTTAGGGTCCAAGTACCTATAGTTTTCAACTTTACACCAGGTAAGTCTGGTGCTGACGCTTGGTGACTCACGCAAGTACTGATGCAGAGGCATTGTTATAGGTGCCTAGCAGAGCAGACACCACACACCTATCTCATCCTACCTCCTGTCTTCATCGAGGGGCAAAGGTGAAGAGGGGTCGGGAACCCAGAGGAGTGAGGCCCACCCACACGTCTGCTCTAACATCGTGCTCATTTGAGGCTTATCTCACCCCCATAGCTCTTCCTCCAGACCTTGGACTTTCCCAGCCTCTCTAGCTCAGAACCTCTCTCTATTCCCTATATCTGCTTACTGGATGGATCCCTAGTTTCTGGACTccctttccttggcctccaaGTGGCTCCCTGTCTGACAAAAAGCTGGCAGGATGCTTGTGGTCTGGTCTTCCTGAAACAAGCATAGAAAGAGCCACCTAGACTCATAGTCAAAGAACTCAGTTCTGTTCCCAGCTCCATTGCTTAGTGGCTATGTGACGCTGGGCAAGTCACTGGACCTTCCTCTGACATGGATTCTTACtggtaaaataaggataatgccCATCCTGCTCATCGCATTGTGAGGATAGGGGTATGATGAAATAAAAGTGTTTTGCAGTCTTTCAAATCGCATATCATGGCTTTATCCTCAGTATTTGTCTCAGGTTTAGCCTGAATGCCCAGGCCACATCCTGTCCCagtctctgatttctttttcctgcAAGAGTTTGTTCCTACCCATTTCTCAATAACTGAGGAAGCCTGAAATCAGACCCAGAACACTTCCCTCCCATCTGATACTTATGGAGGGCTCGTTGCCCCCCAAAGGATGGAGAAAGAGAGTGGATGGGGGTTGCCACATGCTGGCCAGCTGCAGGGCCTACACAACATCCAGATCCCCTGTGAAGAAACCAGATCTTTCTAGTAGTTGTGCCAAGGGCCTGAGACTCTAGGTGGATGGGCAGGAAGGAGCGGAGACCACGCTGCTCACCATGGGATGAGGCCACCGATCGGGTCCCGGGAGTCACCGCGCGGCAGGCGGCGCCTGGAAATAAAACACAGAGCTGGAGCTCTCCCAGGAGCCGCAGGAGAAACTGGGGCAGCCTTGGGACTCAGGAAACGAGGCCAGCGTGTTCTCAGCAGAATGGGCTGTGCTTCTGCTGACACGCGGGACCAACCCCAGTCTCTCACGTTTCTCATATTCGGGTGACATCGTTAGGTTTATTGACAAAAGGCAGAATATTGGAGACACCGGTGACCCACTCAGCCCACATCAAGAGGTTTGGAGAGGATCGTGTTTCCTGCTCAGTGGGCAGCTCAGCTGGTCATGCCCTTGGCCTCAAGCCAAGAGCTCAAGTCAGCATCTTTCATTAAATCAAATCAGGGCATTTAAGAATGAAGCCAGGAATGTACAAAAGCATTCAGCAGGCTTCTCTGGAAGATAAGTGGTCTAATCTCCCTCAGACAATGAGAAATTTCAATTGTGTAGCTGGGCAATTCATCCCCCCAAGGAGTTCATGGTTTTTGGTTCATTGGTTCATGGTTCTTGGCTCAGTTTATAGTTCTTGCCTGCCACCTCCCAAGTAATCCCTTGGAACTCTCTAAGGATCTAACCTAAGAGAAATGTGGCCACTCCTGCCTTGCTACTTGCTCCCTGAAATGATAGGCATGTCCATCGTACTTGCCGTGGAAGGAAGAGCAAGTCCTAGGAGTCTCCTCTCCAATCCGAGACCTCTTACCTTCTCTTGCAGCCGTTCCAACATGGCAGCAAGGTGGGCCTCCCGGTTCTCCTTATTGGATTCCATCTTCTGGGCCAGTTTTTCCTTTGCCATCTTGATGAAGTTGTTGTTTTCCTCGATGGCTTTTTGGATCACCTCCCGCTCGTGTTCTCGCTTCTCTGCCAGGTGCTTCAGGAGCTCTGCTTCCTGGTACTATGGGAGCATGAAGTGAAAAGGAGGCCCTTGCAGGTGAGCAAGCCAGGGTGTGATTTTACCATCATAACTTAAGAGCTGCACACCCAGAGCGCACATCTccctgaacctgggcccctggcctGTTGGCAGGAAGCAAGGATGCTTCTTGGGTTCTCCCACTGGGCTCTCAGTCCTCTTTTTCTCATTGCcatcattcatccatctatccatccattcgtTCATTCACAAAAAAGTGATCAGATACAGTGTAGCAGACACTATTCTAGCagcttgggaaagaaaaaaaaagtctagtaGAGACAAATCATATATAAATAACTCTAACCCAGGCTAGCATGTGACGTATGCCTTGAGGCAGAAATGAAGTGCTATAGGAATTCAAGGGTGATCATCATTTTCAGCTTCAAAGATGAAGGAAAGCTTACACAGAAACAGCATCGGAGTTGAACCATAAGAATCCATAGAAAGTAAGGAAGGCACACCAACGGGTGAAAgtatcaggttggccaaaaaattctttTGGGCTTGTCGTAAGCACTAACCAAAAACCCAAACAagctttttgaccaacccaatatacCATGCCATGACCTTCTTCCCCCTCTCCCAGTTAAGGACCCCTTTCCTTAATTGTCCAGCCTTTCCTTAAATCCTTAGTGTTGGCCCAGGTCACTATAAGGTCACCCCTTGGAGGCATGTAATATAGCATCTTCTTCCCCTAAGCAAGCTCCTAAACACCTGGGGTTTTTATGTCTTTGTTTCTCTCCATAGTGTCTCATTCCCTTCCTGGTATCTGGAGGTGCTGCCTTCATATCTACAAGTTGGTGGTGACCCGACTTCAGCTCAGAACCTGTCTTCTTCAACTTCCTCCCCATCACGCCCTACCGGGGAAGAAAAGGAGAGCCACTTACCTTCCTCCGCTCCTCAGCTGCTTCCAGTTTCTTCTGGATTTCTTCCAGTGATGGGTCTCGCCGTCTGGGGAGGGAGGCATTGAACTCAGGCACCCCATCAAAGGAGGGTGGCTTCAGGATGACTTCAAAGGACTGACCAGAAGTGCATTTATTCAGCTCAATGACTTCCATGTCGGAAATGACACACCAGTTCAGGTCCACTGTGTCTGCTGCAGAGAACAGAAAAGGGGCTGCTCACCCCTCCTTGAAGACCATATGGGCCCCCtatagcatgcacacatatgagGGAGGGCCAGGGTCCCCAAGGCTGACCAAAGGCCAGGGTTCTGGGTCTGTCCTGAACATAGCACCCAAGCTTGCTGGGTTCTGATGCAtctggagtgggcagccactgGAGAGTCTCTGGCTCTAAGAGCAGGAGCCCCAGGACAGGGGATTTCTAATCATGGCTGTAGCAACTGCCTTTGTTTTGCTTCTGCCACAAGGGTCCCCCTTTAGCTGGGCTCTTGCTCAAACtggcttgcctgggaaattccatggacagaggagcctgatggactacagctgtggggtctcaaagagttgaacacaactaacactttcactttcaaattggTACACACGGAGACATTCACCACCCACCACCCGTCCACTCCTCACTCCACTACAGATCTGACGCTCGGCCTGCAGacctctccccccgccccctcctaccctgctctcttctttctctccagtCAGCACTGTCTCTCCGCTGGCTCTCATCTTTTCTCCTACACTGTCTCCCACACCAGCCTAAACAGAAAAAACAATCTCAGGTGACCCGAGCATTCCCATCTCTCATTTCCAGACCAAACCCGTACCGTCCTTTTAAGCCCCAGGAAATTAAGAGGTGACCTGGCTTCCCCAGCCACCAACCCCCCTCAATCAGGACATGGCCAATCAATGTTCCTTGTCTGTATCCTGGGACCTGTCACAGGGCTCGGGCAACACGGCCATCCCAGAAACTCCTTGGGTGGCCAAAGCACAGAAGTCCCTTCCCACCTCTGGACTCGCTCAGAGCATTCTTGACCCTTCACTAAAGAGACAATGGGCCAGGGTGTCTGGTGATTGACACATGACTGTCCCTCTTCTAGGCTAGGTGTCCCTGAGGGCAGACTCTCTGTCTACTTGGCCTCTGCATCTTCCACCACATTTGTTTGTCACACAAGTGAACAAAAGCTGAGATCAAGGGCACTCTGAGAGGGTCTGACTCAGACCCTCAGCTGCTGTCTGGTCCCCCGGGTTGCAGCCCCACTCCCACCATCGTGTTGCATGTAGACCCCCCAGAATCAGCTGCAGTGACTTTACTGGCTCTGTGAAATAAAATGTGACGTAGGGCAGAATCTCGGGAAACAAGGGTGGGTATACTGGGCTCCTGGAGACAAGCTACAGGAAGCCTCGGTCCTTAGTCCCCCAGCGGTGGCCCTCATGTACCTTCATATTTATAGGATGACTTATTCAGGGGGTCGGCCAGGAAGCAGGAGCAGAACAAGGACACCAGCGGGAGCTCCTTCATCTTCTCCTTGTAGGCTGTGGAAACACGGACAGGTGAAGAGGGCGACCCCCTTCCTAGACTCAGAAACCAGACCCCGGGTGTCACCAGGCTCCACAGAGGCACCCAAACCACCCAGACCCTTGCACGGTGACACAGCCCTTTCTGCCCTGAGCAGCTCTCTTTAGAACCCCTATGTATGATTTGGACCCACTTCTGCCCACCTATGAGAACCTGAGCCTGCCAGAGCTCCCAGAGGACCCTATCCTCTCTCCAGTGCATCATCTCCCTTTGTGATACTGAACGCAAAAAATGCCCTCAGGTATGGACCCCAATGGCTTCCCAggtctcagtgataaagaatgcgggagacttgcaggagatgcaggtttgacccctgggtcagggaaaatcccctggagaagaaaatggcaacctgcttcagtattcttgcctgggaaatcccacggacagaggaccctggtgggctacagtccctgggggtcgtaaagagtcagacatgactgagcgactaaacagcaacaacatggacCCCAAGCACCAGTGCCCTCACCCCAGCATGCACCCTGGACCTCTCTCTATTTCCCCCCACGTGCCCAGGATATTCCATTCCTTTCACTCTAGGATAGAGGCAACACACACTCCATTCTCAAGGTACTTGGCAGTACTTCTGTGAGGGCAAAGAAGGCCGCCACCATTCCTGTGATTGTGTCCTTCCCTGGGTGACAAGGTTAGGCTGTGAGCCTTCCCTGATCATCCCAATGCAGTGGTCAAAGCCAAAAGGGCTGGTGTCCCTCCGTGAAGGCTGGACACATACCCCCACCCCTATCTGGTCACTCTGTGTCTGGAGAGGGTTTGGAAACCAGGATGTCACGTTtagagctgatttttttttccccacaccacTCGGCTtagaggatcttagttccccaacaagggctCAAACCCGGGCCCTCagaagtggaagcatggagtcctaaccactggaccaccagggaagtccatggagcTCATATGTTGAGTCCAGTCCAACCCAACTCCTCCAGGCCCTGGTGTGTGCTCCTGTcagtcccttccccacccccactgctgCAACTCACCCCTCATTTCCTTTTACAAATTGAAAGCAGGATTAATTGCAAAAATATTACATAGCCAttgtagaaaacaaaaaacacactcAGATGAGTACAAGGAAGAAAAGCTCAGCTATGATCCCACCTCCCACCTAGAGATAATCTCTTTAACCCTTAGGTGCATTTCCTGTCAGCCTTTTATCTTCTCTGTGCACATGTAAGTACAAACACATGTGTACAGAAATACCCTGTGTTGTGGCGCCCATAACATAAATGGGTTTTTGTACTTACCAGCAAGGGTCATGTTTTCTGGAATATGAGAGCTGAGTCCTAGTGAAAGTCAAGGTAAGTCTGATGTCAGCTCAGGACACTGTCACAAATCCAAAAATTAAGAGCATTTTAGTTGACAGGTTATTCGCATGAGGAAGGTCTTTATACAACCAGGG
Coding sequences within it:
- the STMN4 gene encoding stathmin-4, which gives rise to MTLAAYKEKMKELPLVSLFCSCFLADPLNKSSYKYEADTVDLNWCVISDMEVIELNKCTSGQSFEVILKPPSFDGVPEFNASLPRRRDPSLEEIQKKLEAAEERRKYQEAELLKHLAEKREHEREVIQKAIEENNNFIKMAKEKLAQKMESNKENREAHLAAMLERLQEKDKHAEEVRKNKELKEEASR
- the STMN4 gene encoding stathmin-4 isoform X2: MTLAAYKEKMKELPLVSLFCSCFLADPLNKSSYKYEGWCGRQCRRKDESQRRDSADWRERREQADTVDLNWCVISDMEVIELNKCTSGQSFEVILKPPSFDGVPEFNASLPRRRDPSLEEIQKKLEAAEERRKYQEAELLKHLAEKREHEREVIQKAIEENNNFIKMAKEKLAQKMESNKENREAHLAAMLERLQEKAPPAAR
- the STMN4 gene encoding stathmin-4 isoform X1, which gives rise to MTLAAYKEKMKELPLVSLFCSCFLADPLNKSSYKYEGWCGRQCRRKDESQRRDSADWRERREQADTVDLNWCVISDMEVIELNKCTSGQSFEVILKPPSFDGVPEFNASLPRRRDPSLEEIQKKLEAAEERRKYQEAELLKHLAEKREHEREVIQKAIEENNNFIKMAKEKLAQKMESNKENREAHLAAMLERLQEKDKHAEEVRKNKELKEEASR